A genomic window from Engraulis encrasicolus isolate BLACKSEA-1 chromosome 14, IST_EnEncr_1.0, whole genome shotgun sequence includes:
- the LOC134463483 gene encoding olfactory receptor class A-like protein 4 translates to MSEVLTVDAILFGLLVFSGIIGNILVIYVVFESATGSSSRHLPSSDVILVNLSMANLLTSLFRTVPIFISDLGLEVTLAPGWCRLFMLLWVWWRAVGCWVTLALSAFHCLKLRRQRVMVGPLAQRRERRQVWAALALVWGVNLAFSLPALVYTTHVHGNATVELMVISCTTRPLLGCVWEFPTAEQGSAFASASLALNEVAPLVLMMGTNLATLHTLARHIRSVTAMGGGGDGQPQHNQQQQGELGRHAASERKAGGVIMALVSLFVVCWALQVAAVTYYNHDGGHHAEGLLTVSHFSASLFVGFSPMVVALGHGKLRRRITGMILGWVDRAKCNAKGGAKEEAPVSDMSVTRQTELTKSQRDRRVIKVEALGNT, encoded by the exons ATGTCTGAGGTGCTCACGGTAGATGCCATCTTATTTGGTCTTCTGGTCTTCTCAGGGATCATCGGGAACATTCTGGTCATCTATGTG GTGTTCGAGTCGGCCACAGGGAGCTCTTCTCGACACCTGCCGTCGTCGGACGTCATCCTGGTCAACCTGTCCATGGCCAACCTGCTGACCTCGCTCTTCCGCACCGTGCCCATCTTCATCTCCGACCTGGGCCTGGAGGTCACGCTGGCGCCGGGCTGGTGCCGTCTCTTCATGCTGCTGTGGGTGTGGTGGCGCGCGGTGGGCTGCTGGGTCACGCTGGCCCTCAGCGCCTTCCACTGCCTCAAGCTGCGGCGCCAGCGCGTGATGGTGGGGCCCCTGGCGCAGCGGCGCGAGCGCCGGCAGGTGTGGGCGGCCCTGGCGCTGGTGTGGGGCGTCAACCTGGCCTTCTCGCTGCCCGCGCTGGTCTACACCACGCACGTGCACGGCAACGCCACCGTGGAGCTGATGGTGATCAGCTGCACCACGCGCCCGCTGCTGGGCTGCGTCTGGGAGTTCCCCACCGCCGAGCAGGGGTCGGCCTTCGCCTCTGCCTCGCTGGCGCTCAACGAGGTGGCGCCGCTGGTGCTGATGATGGGCACCAACCTGGCGACGCTCCACACGCTGGCGCGCCACATCCGCTCCGTGACAGCCATGGGTGGCGGTGGAGATGGGCAGCCTCAGcacaaccagcagcagcagggggagcTGGGTAGGCACGCGGCTAGCGAACGCAAGGCCGGCGGCGTCATCATGGCACTGGTCTCTCTGTTCGTGGTGTGCTGGGCGCTGCAGGTGGCAGCGGTGACCTACTACAACCATGACGGCGGGCACCATGCGGAGGGACTGCTAACGGTGTCTCACTTCTCCGCGTCGCTCTTCGTGGGCTTCAGCCCCATGGTGGTGGCCCTGGGCCACGGGAAGCTGCGGAGGCGGATCACGGGGATGATACTGGGCTGGGTGGACAGGGCCAAGTGCAACGCGAAAGGGGGAGCTAAGGAGGAGGCGCCGGTGTCTGACATGAGTGTCACTAGACAAACTGAGCTGACcaagagccagagagacagacgggTCATCAAGGTGGAAGCGCTTGGTAATACCTAG